The region GTAAAGGCATGGACTGCCATAGAGATACATCATATGAGCAAGATATCGGGCAAGAGTTATGAGGAGATTCTTACTGAACTCAAGTGGGCGGGACTTGATGCCATACCAGGCGGTGGCGCAGAAATATTTTCAGAAAGGGTTAGGAAAATCATAGCTCCATACAAGGCCAACGCAGAGGAATACCTCCAGGTTCACAAAACAGCACACAGGCTCGGCATTCCCACCAACGCTACCATGCTTTACGGACACCTGGAAACCTATGAGGAGAGGGTTGAGCATATGGAAAGGCTCAGAGACCTTCAGGACGAGACCGGTGGTTTTCAGGTTTTCATACCACTGGCCTACTGGCCAGAGGGCACAAGGATAGGTGGAAAAAGAACATCTTCTGTTGACGACCTCAAGACCATAGCCATAGCAAGGCTCTTTCTGGATAATTTTGACCATATAAAGGCATACTGGGTCACTCTTGGCGAAAGAGTAGCACAGGTAGCTCTGAACATGGGTGCGGATGACCTTGATGGAACCATTCAGGAGGAGAAGATAGTGCATGCAGCGGGAACAACCTCTGCCCTCGGACATACAAAAGAAAAACTCATAAAACTCATAAGAGGTGCGGACAAGATACCGGTGGAAAGAGATACCTTTTACAATCCTGTGGCCA is a window of Aquificaceae bacterium DNA encoding:
- the mqnE gene encoding aminofutalosine synthase MqnE, giving the protein MQLESLIEKSSAKSLKSIGEKVLEGKRLSSEDAIRLFYEADLSYVGALAEWVNRKKNSNFAYFIVNRQINPTNICVYQCNFCSFGVTKSDPRAYEMSLEEVLRKVEETQRMGGKEVHIVGGIPPHWKYEEYVNLVREIKKSFPHMVVKAWTAIEIHHMSKISGKSYEEILTELKWAGLDAIPGGGAEIFSERVRKIIAPYKANAEEYLQVHKTAHRLGIPTNATMLYGHLETYEERVEHMERLRDLQDETGGFQVFIPLAYWPEGTRIGGKRTSSVDDLKTIAIARLFLDNFDHIKAYWVTLGERVAQVALNMGADDLDGTIQEEKIVHAAGTTSALGHTKEKLIKLIRGADKIPVERDTFYNPVAIYP